Proteins encoded within one genomic window of Halocatena marina:
- a CDS encoding PspA/IM30 family protein: protein MGILSRTSYVIRSKINALLNRAEDPSETLDYSYEQMRDELQEVKQGIADLTTQKKRLEMQRRRLEENINKHNEQAREAVNQDREDLARRALEKKKQKMNQIEDLEGQIANLQETQDTLVDKKNQLENRIEEFRTKKESMKARYEAAEASARVSEAITGAGDEMADVSQSIERAEERTEEMEARSAALDELEETGALDSALSDKDSIDRELENLSSDREVEKELETLRSDMGKESGNGNKTESETDSTVETETDSDTESADPEVEAELEELRDDDSNT from the coding sequence CGGACATCATACGTCATTCGCTCAAAAATCAACGCCCTCCTCAATCGCGCCGAAGATCCGTCGGAAACACTCGATTATTCCTACGAGCAGATGCGAGACGAGTTACAAGAGGTCAAGCAAGGCATCGCTGATCTCACCACACAGAAAAAGCGCCTCGAAATGCAGCGACGGCGTCTTGAAGAAAACATTAACAAACACAACGAACAGGCACGCGAAGCGGTTAATCAGGACCGCGAGGACCTCGCTCGTCGGGCATTAGAGAAGAAAAAGCAGAAGATGAACCAGATTGAGGACCTCGAAGGACAGATAGCGAACCTTCAGGAGACCCAAGATACTCTCGTCGATAAGAAAAACCAGCTCGAAAACCGTATCGAGGAGTTCCGCACGAAAAAGGAGTCGATGAAGGCACGCTACGAGGCTGCCGAAGCGTCTGCACGGGTCTCGGAAGCCATCACGGGAGCAGGTGACGAGATGGCAGACGTCTCTCAATCCATCGAACGAGCCGAAGAGCGAACCGAGGAAATGGAAGCCCGATCGGCTGCCCTCGATGAGCTGGAGGAGACGGGCGCGCTCGATAGTGCTCTCTCGGATAAAGACAGCATCGACCGAGAACTCGAAAACCTATCGAGTGACCGGGAAGTCGAGAAAGAACTCGAAACGCTCCGCTCAGACATGGGAAAGGAATCGGGAAACGGAAACAAAACCGAGAGTGAAACGGATTCCACCGTAGAAACTGAAACAGATTCTGACACGGAGAGTGCCGACCCAGAGGTTGAGGCCGAACTGGAAGAGCTGCGAGATGACGACTCGAATACGTGA
- the thrS gene encoding threonine--tRNA ligase, translated as MDAISVILPDDSQLSVEEGATVEDVAYEIGAGLGRDTVAGVIDGDLVDARTPVHDGARIEIVTDGSDEYIDVLRHSGAHVFAQALLRLYPNAKLAIGPWTDDGFYYDIYGVDLDESALDQIETEAQDIIDEDIPIERLSYPRAEAFELYQDNPFKRDILETEAAGEDPVSFYQQGEFEDLCKGPHVDSTGEIGAFKLLSISSAYWRGEEENESLTRVYGTAFESEDELDAFLTRREKAKERDHRKIGREMDLFSIPDHSPGCPHYHPNGMKIRRALEDYIRNKNDELGYEEVWTPELNKAKLWKPTGHYDTFTAEGEMFNWEQDDTEYGLKPMNCANHASIYANEQHSYRDLPIRFSEFGTVYRNEQSGELSGLLRVRGLTQDDGHAFVRPDQIRDEIAETLRSIEDIYGNFDLEVLYKLETKGENAIGSDEIWSDATDALRDALESDDLAYDVEAGEAAFYGPKIGINAKDALGREWTIGTVQLDFNIPERLDLTYIGEDNEEHRPVMIHRALLGSFERFMGVIIEHFNGTFPLWLAPEQVRILPVSDDNIEYAQAIAAELGEFRVTVEDRSWTVGKKIQTAHDDRVPYMLIVGDTEEEAGTISVRDRKEREQNDVEIGAFRAHLQQERDQKRIEPDILGSTSD; from the coding sequence ATGGACGCTATTTCGGTCATCTTACCGGACGATTCTCAACTGTCCGTCGAGGAAGGCGCGACGGTCGAGGATGTTGCCTACGAGATCGGAGCGGGTCTCGGACGCGACACCGTTGCCGGAGTCATCGACGGAGATCTCGTGGATGCACGCACGCCTGTTCACGATGGTGCGCGTATCGAGATCGTCACAGATGGAAGCGACGAGTACATTGATGTGCTCCGTCACTCGGGAGCACACGTCTTTGCACAAGCGCTGTTGCGCCTGTACCCCAACGCGAAGCTCGCTATTGGTCCGTGGACAGACGATGGGTTCTACTACGATATCTACGGTGTCGATCTCGATGAGAGCGCACTCGATCAAATCGAGACCGAAGCTCAGGATATTATCGATGAAGACATTCCGATCGAACGACTCTCTTATCCGCGAGCGGAAGCGTTCGAACTCTACCAAGATAATCCGTTCAAGCGCGACATTCTGGAGACTGAGGCGGCCGGTGAAGATCCAGTTTCGTTCTACCAGCAGGGCGAATTCGAAGACCTCTGCAAGGGACCACACGTCGACTCGACGGGAGAGATCGGCGCGTTCAAGCTCCTTTCAATCTCGTCGGCCTACTGGCGCGGTGAGGAAGAAAACGAGAGTCTCACACGCGTCTACGGCACGGCGTTCGAATCCGAGGACGAACTCGATGCGTTCCTCACGCGGCGCGAGAAGGCCAAAGAGCGGGATCATCGCAAGATTGGCCGTGAGATGGATCTGTTTTCCATCCCGGATCATTCGCCCGGGTGTCCGCATTATCACCCAAACGGGATGAAGATCCGTCGAGCGTTGGAGGATTATATTCGGAATAAGAACGACGAACTCGGCTACGAAGAGGTGTGGACGCCCGAACTGAATAAGGCCAAACTCTGGAAGCCGACGGGACACTACGACACCTTCACCGCCGAAGGTGAGATGTTCAACTGGGAACAGGACGACACAGAGTACGGTCTCAAGCCGATGAACTGTGCGAACCACGCGTCCATCTACGCCAACGAGCAACACTCTTACCGCGACTTACCAATTCGCTTCTCTGAATTCGGCACCGTCTACCGGAACGAACAGTCGGGGGAACTCTCTGGTCTCCTTCGTGTTCGTGGCTTGACGCAAGACGACGGTCACGCGTTCGTCCGTCCCGACCAGATCCGTGATGAAATCGCAGAGACGCTTCGTAGTATCGAAGACATCTATGGAAACTTCGACCTCGAAGTGCTCTACAAACTGGAAACAAAGGGCGAGAACGCGATCGGAAGCGACGAGATCTGGAGCGATGCGACGGACGCACTGCGTGATGCACTCGAATCCGATGATCTCGCATATGATGTTGAAGCGGGCGAAGCCGCCTTCTATGGCCCGAAAATCGGAATCAACGCGAAGGACGCGCTCGGGCGTGAGTGGACGATCGGGACCGTCCAGCTCGATTTCAACATCCCGGAACGCCTCGATCTCACGTACATCGGAGAAGACAACGAGGAACACCGGCCAGTGATGATTCATCGCGCACTGCTTGGCTCGTTCGAGCGGTTCATGGGCGTCATTATCGAGCACTTCAACGGGACGTTTCCACTCTGGCTTGCACCCGAACAGGTCCGCATTCTGCCAGTCTCTGACGACAATATCGAGTATGCACAGGCTATTGCAGCCGAACTCGGTGAGTTCCGCGTGACCGTCGAGGACCGCTCGTGGACCGTCGGAAAGAAGATTCAGACAGCACACGATGACCGTGTCCCGTACATGCTCATCGTCGGTGACACCGAAGAAGAAGCTGGAACGATCTCTGTCCGTGACCGAAAAGAACGAGAACAAAACGATGTCGAGATTGGGGCGTTCAGGGCGCACCTCCAACAGGAACGCGATCAGAAACGAATCGAACCGGACATTTTAGGCTCGACATCTGATTGA
- a CDS encoding HTH domain-containing protein, whose translation MSDEATSSRTLELYVRSLSSSAGVHVESIIDRLDMFAAEGYIKDFTVTVWGERISTGSSVARTDTGASLRRRITEFRQWASHNGVTLEGGFEQRTVHSSITGETHEFVTLPTVALAARTDDELDWVVPSTDETETETTTPMDRVQTIATEWQESETIDRAAIPSDD comes from the coding sequence ATGTCCGATGAAGCCACCTCATCCAGAACGCTAGAATTGTACGTTCGGTCACTCTCATCTAGTGCTGGTGTTCATGTCGAATCGATCATCGATCGGCTCGATATGTTCGCAGCTGAGGGGTATATCAAGGACTTCACTGTCACCGTGTGGGGAGAGCGAATTAGTACTGGATCGTCCGTCGCTCGAACTGATACCGGGGCGTCCCTCCGCCGTCGCATCACCGAGTTCAGACAGTGGGCCTCGCACAACGGTGTGACGCTCGAAGGTGGATTCGAGCAACGAACAGTGCATTCGTCGATTACCGGCGAAACCCACGAGTTCGTCACGCTCCCAACCGTGGCGCTTGCTGCCCGCACAGACGATGAACTCGATTGGGTGGTTCCATCCACAGACGAAACTGAGACCGAGACGACCACTCCAATGGATCGGGTCCAGACAATTGCAACTGAGTGGCAAGAATCCGAAACAATAGATCGAGCAGCCATCCCGAGCGACGATTAA
- a CDS encoding dipeptide epimerase, translating to MSLNTTFERVALPLDHPFTISRETTKTAENVVVRIDDGEHTGIGAAAPSQYYGETPDTVEAVLPDLLSIVEQADDPLNRNAIEREIAARVGDNPAAKAAISIALCDLVGKRLDLPLYRLFGFDPDRTITSSFTVGLDATDVMAEKARTAVADGYSVLKTKLGTDRDEEIVAAVRDAAPEARIRVDANEAWTPREAVEMSEMLADHDIEFLEQPLPATNPEGLRFVHERSAVPIALDESCVTLTDVPRVADRADIIVIKLMKCAGPLEAIKMINAARAHGLDVMLGCMVETNAAIAAACHLTPLVDYADLDGSLLLADDPYDGIPMPGGVIDLSTVERPGTGAE from the coding sequence ATGAGCCTGAACACTACGTTCGAGCGTGTTGCCCTGCCACTCGACCATCCGTTTACCATCTCGCGAGAAACGACGAAAACGGCCGAGAACGTCGTCGTTCGCATCGATGATGGCGAACACACGGGGATTGGTGCGGCGGCACCATCGCAGTATTACGGTGAAACGCCCGACACCGTTGAGGCCGTGCTTCCTGATCTCCTCTCGATCGTCGAGCAGGCGGATGATCCGTTGAACAGAAATGCGATCGAACGTGAGATAGCTGCCCGAGTCGGGGACAATCCGGCTGCAAAGGCCGCGATTTCGATTGCGTTGTGCGATCTCGTCGGGAAACGGCTCGATCTCCCGCTCTATCGTCTGTTCGGATTCGATCCGGACCGAACCATCACCTCCTCGTTCACCGTCGGTCTCGACGCGACCGACGTGATGGCAGAGAAAGCGCGAACGGCCGTCGCAGATGGTTACTCAGTCCTCAAAACGAAACTCGGAACCGATCGAGACGAAGAAATCGTTGCAGCCGTTCGGGACGCTGCACCCGAGGCTCGAATCCGTGTCGATGCGAACGAAGCGTGGACGCCACGCGAGGCGGTCGAGATGAGCGAAATGCTTGCCGACCACGACATCGAATTCCTCGAACAGCCGCTCCCAGCAACGAACCCCGAGGGACTTCGATTCGTCCACGAACGTTCAGCGGTCCCAATTGCGCTTGATGAGTCGTGTGTGACGCTTACTGATGTGCCTCGCGTTGCAGACAGAGCCGACATCATCGTTATCAAACTCATGAAATGTGCGGGCCCACTCGAAGCGATCAAAATGATCAACGCTGCTCGTGCACACGGTCTCGATGTCATGCTCGGGTGTATGGTCGAGACAAACGCGGCGATTGCAGCTGCCTGCCATCTCACCCCACTCGTCGACTACGCTGATCTCGATGGCTCGCTTCTCTTGGCCGACGATCCGTACGACGGTATCCCCATGCCGGGTGGAGTGATTGATCTCTCGACGGTTGAGCGACCGGGGACGGGCGCTGAGTGA
- a CDS encoding DUF1611 domain-containing protein, protein MRLAILAHEAFPGRAKTAQGLLRYGEHDIVAVIDRATAGDQVSDHLSDVQEAPIVSNIGDTPEIDALVIGIAPIGGGFEETWRSDVTGALSRGCDVWAGLHHFLATDTEFARLASENDCQIWDVRRSPDDLSVSDGVARDLDATVVLTVGTDCSVGKMTTTMELVQAARDRGLDAGFVPTGQTGVMVDGSGIVIDRVVSDFTAGAVEQMLLERKNHDYLFVEGQGSISHPAYSAVTCGILHGSMPDAMILCHEVDKEVVHGYESFPLRPVSETVDLYESLARPVNPCPVVAGALNTSSTDTEDAREHIATYEDAIGVPATDPVRFDPDELVDVIENQ, encoded by the coding sequence ATGCGACTAGCAATTCTAGCTCATGAAGCATTTCCCGGCCGGGCCAAGACCGCTCAGGGACTACTCCGGTACGGTGAACACGACATTGTGGCCGTCATCGACCGGGCCACTGCTGGCGATCAGGTGAGTGATCACCTTTCCGACGTACAAGAAGCACCCATCGTTTCCAACATCGGTGACACACCAGAGATCGACGCGCTCGTCATCGGTATCGCACCGATCGGCGGCGGCTTTGAGGAAACGTGGCGGTCGGATGTCACTGGTGCGCTTTCCCGCGGCTGTGATGTATGGGCTGGTCTCCATCACTTCCTCGCCACAGACACCGAATTCGCTCGTCTTGCATCGGAGAACGACTGCCAGATCTGGGACGTTCGCCGCTCACCAGACGACCTATCGGTGAGCGATGGTGTCGCTCGGGATCTCGACGCGACAGTTGTCCTCACCGTCGGGACAGACTGCTCTGTTGGAAAGATGACCACGACGATGGAACTCGTACAGGCCGCACGCGATCGTGGTCTCGACGCTGGATTCGTTCCGACAGGACAGACAGGCGTAATGGTTGATGGAAGCGGTATCGTCATCGACCGTGTCGTGAGCGATTTTACCGCTGGTGCTGTCGAGCAGATGCTGCTTGAGCGGAAGAACCACGATTACCTCTTCGTAGAAGGACAGGGATCGATCTCGCACCCCGCGTACTCGGCTGTGACGTGCGGTATTCTCCACGGATCGATGCCCGACGCAATGATCCTCTGCCACGAGGTCGATAAGGAGGTTGTTCACGGATACGAGTCGTTCCCTCTCCGCCCGGTTTCAGAGACCGTTGATCTCTACGAATCGCTCGCTCGTCCGGTCAATCCCTGTCCGGTCGTCGCTGGCGCGCTCAATACGTCTTCGACCGACACCGAAGACGCGCGCGAGCACATCGCTACGTACGAAGACGCGATCGGTGTTCCAGCAACAGACCCTGTCAGATTCGATCCAGACGAACTCGTAGACGTAATCGAGAACCAATGA